One window of Ziziphus jujuba cultivar Dongzao chromosome 5, ASM3175591v1 genomic DNA carries:
- the LOC107419982 gene encoding transcription factor HEC2 gives MDMEHLKSEEQMEMMMMIQMDKLPELCGAYNDVAELPPDFSGATTGSSSINTTVSNYIENHPHHVASPSFMNLPSTTISFTNANPVQQPSSSSPSPTTTAAQPFLSNPNAFSTKRNSMAAMREMIFRIAAMQPIHIDPESVKPPKRRNVKISKDPQSVAARHRRERISERIRILQRLVPGGTKMDTASMLDEAIHYVKFLKTQVQSLERAAANRPSGIGFPVAMSTGTYLPSMGKAYQAPQNVEHFGDA, from the coding sequence ATGGATATGGAGCACTTAAAGTCAGAGGAACAGAtggaaatgatgatgatgattcaaATGGACAAACTTCCGGAGCTGTGCGGAGCCTACAACGACGTCGCAGAGTTGCCTCCGGATTTTTCTGGTGCAACTACAGGCAGCAGTAGCATCAATACTACGGTGTCAAACTACATAGAAAACCACCCTCATCATGTAGCTTCGCCGTCGTTCATGAACCTCCCGTCCACCACCATATCATTCACCAATGCCAATCCTGTTCAACAACCTTCCTCGTCATCACCAAGTCCAACAACAACAGCAGCGCAACCTTTTTTATCAAATCCTAATGCCTTTTCTACGAAGCGCAACTCTATGGCGGCGATGAGGGAGATGATTTTCCGGATTGCGGCCATGCAACCGATACATATCGACCCGGAGTCGGTGAAGCCGCCCAAGAGGAGGAACGTCAAGATATCTAAGGATCCTCAGAGCGTAGCCGCGCGGCATAGGAGAGAGAGGATCAGCGAGAGGATTAGGATACTTCAGAGACTTGTACCTGGAGGTACTAAAATGGACACGGCTTCCATGTTGGACGAGGCTATTCACTATGTCAAATTTTTGAAGACTCAGGTTCAGTCACTTGAGAGGGCTGCGGCTAATAGGCCATCTGGGATTGGATTCCCCGTGGCTATGTCCACCGGCACTTATCTTCCTTCCATGGGAAAAGCATACCAGGCTCCCCAAAACGTCGAGCATTTTGGAgatgcttaa